A section of the Paralichthys olivaceus isolate ysfri-2021 chromosome 16, ASM2471397v2, whole genome shotgun sequence genome encodes:
- the LOC109638746 gene encoding interleukin-12 subunit alpha yields MMGKRPMTDSCVLHARTLLQNITDVLAQDELFSGFDCSKQSVELNMKTDTPSVCAPKGSTCTGITKTEFDQNSCLENIGEDLHHYYNFLAAQPKGLLGTTVLLKSLMENCVQRSLSTDLASNQASEDGLSSFDERLRLCKVMKGFQVRTITINRVFGYMNSGEHTKSIL; encoded by the exons ATGATGGGTAAAAGACCAATGACGGACTCCTGCGTCTTACATGCACGGACGCTTCTACAGAACATCACTGATGTTCTTGCACAG GATGAACTGTTCAGTGGGTTTGACTGTTCAAAGCAGAGTGTGGAGCTGAACATGAAGACTGATACACCATCTGTGTGTGCACCAAAG GGATCAACATGCACTGGGATCACTAAAACAGAATTTGATCAA AATTCATGTCTTGAAAACATCGGGGAGGATTTGCATCACTACTACAATTTTCTCGCAGCTCAGCCGAAGGGTTTGCTTGGAACAACTGTTCTGCTCAAATCCCTCATGGAG AACTGCGTCCAGCGGTCTCTGTCAACAGACTTGGCCTCAAACCAG GCTTCTGAGGATGGTCTGAGCAGCTTCGATGAAAGACTGAGACTCTGCAAAGTGATGAAGGGATTCCAAGTCCGCACCATCACTATCAACAGGGTCTTCGGATACATGAACTCTGGGGAACACACTAAATCAATTCTCTAG
- the LOC109640758 gene encoding zona pellucida sperm-binding protein 3-like has translation MAPNLRTTTASSPWWIIVLISVSTLAESQLVHNNLSPTWSHSYTRPAVSAAQQQQQSPELGARPRPVVVRCHPDSMEVVVQADLFDTGLQVDGRHLRLGSDPATEYSACSAAQSGEAEFTIRAHLMDCGIKLSSTKEKIIYSTTLIYLPEPSPHVLHRLDGATIPVECHYEKRYAVDGISLQPTWIPLVSTTSAEDQIDFNLRIMTEDWQFERASYSYFLGDRIHFEVSAILGNHMPLRVYVDHCVATATPDAEAKIKYDFIEHYGCLTDAYLTNSSSHFLPRAEEHKLRFQLDAFRFYQEPKNQVYITCYVKAVPVTSTVSSQNRACSLIENRWRSVDGNDQECRSCDISHRIEEPPLTEAPKAIASSQALSNMIPQESSVQNRPEQPPASYMRFRPGVQVRQLDRPQSSARLMKRGTEQNAERTLHLGPLSVLPSSKSVSRPTNPRTMLSPKNKTT, from the exons ATGGCGCCAAACCTGCGGACAACCACTGCTTCTTCTCCCTGGTGGATCATCGTCCTCATCTCAGTCTCCACGCTCGCAGAGAGCCAGTTAGTGCACAACAACCTCAGCCCCACCTGGAGCCACAGCTACACCCGGCCCGCGGTGTCTGCGgcccaacagcagcagcaaagcccGGAGCTCGGTGCGCGGCCTCGGCCTGTGGTGGTCAGGTGCCATCCGGACTCCATGGAGGTCGTGGTGCAGGCGGACTTGTTCGATACGGGCCTCCAGGTGGACGGCAGACACCTGCGGCTTGGTTCGGACCCAGCAACCGAATACAGTGCGTGTAGCGCGGCCCAGTCAGGAGAGGCCGAATTTACCATCCGGGCCCATCTCATGGACTGTGGCATCAAACTCTCA TCGACCAAAGAAAAGATCATCTATTCTACTACTCTCATCTACTTGCCTGAACCTTCCCCTCATGTTTTGCATCGATTGGATGGTGCAACAATTCCAGTTGAATGCCATTATGAGAA GAGGTATGCTGTGGATGGCATTTCTCTGCAGCCCACCTGGATTCCTCTTGTTTCCACAACCTCAGCTGAAGACCAGATCGATTTCAATCTGCGAATCAtgactg aAGACTGGCAGTTTGAGAGGGCATCGTACTCATATTTCCTGGGTGACCGCATTCACTTTGAAGTCTCGGCCATCCTTGGTAACCACATGCCCCTGCGAGTCTATGTTGACCACTGTGTTGCCACAGCAACCCCTGATGCAgaggcaaaaataaaatacgACTTTATTGAGCATTATGG GTGTCTTACTGATGCTTACCTGACAAACTCCAGCTCACATTTCTTACCAAGAGCTGAGGAGCACAAGCTGAGATTTCAGCTGGATGCATTCAGGTTTTACCAAGAGCCCAAAAACCAG GTCTACATAACCTGCTACGTGAAGGCTGTTCCTGTCACATCAACTGTCAGCTCACAAAACAGGGCCTGCTCTTTGATTGAGAACAG ATGGAGGTCAGTTGATGGGAATGACCAGGAATGTAGAAGCTGCGACATCTCCCACCGGATTGAGGAGCCTCCACTCACCGAGGCCCCCAAAGCTATCGCCAGCTCACAAGCCTTGTCCAACATGATTCCACAGGAAAGTTCAGTCCAGAACAGACCTGAACAACCCCCAGCCAGTTACATGCGTTTCCGACCAGGAGTGCAGGTGAGGCAGCTCGACAGACCTCAATCTTCTGCGAGATTAATGAAGAGAGGAACAGAGCAAAATGCAG AAAGAACTCTACACCTGGGACCCCTCAGTGTGCTCCCATCCAGCAAATCTGTATCAAGGCCAACAAATCCAAGAACTATGCTTTCACCAAAGAACAAGACCACCTGA
- the arl14 gene encoding ADP-ribosylation factor-like protein 14, which yields MGLRGSKLPEVQVLLLGLDNAGKSTLLYKLKHNACVNTVPTIGFNVEMLEARKSRKTIALTLWDVGGQGKMREHWRSFHQDAAAVVFVVDSSDRTRLEEARRELDKTLRSEQLTGRPLILLANKQDVNGALTVTEIKDRFNLEKMCHGRDWFVQPCSASTGFGVEEAFRRVVQLVKLPSDPAAMKDNIKDTVHYLRASSRP from the coding sequence ATGGGTCTTCGAGGATCCAAACTACCTGAAGTCCAAGTTCTCCTGCTGGGCCTGGATAACGCTGGGAAATCGACACTCCTCTACAAACTGAAGCACAACGCGTGTGTCAACACCGTCCCCACCATCGGCTTCAATGTGGAAATGCTGGAGgcgagaaagagcaggaagacCATCGCCCTGACTCTGTGGGATGTGGGTGGTCAAGGGAAGATGCGGGAGCACTGGAGGAGTTTCCACCAGGACGCAGCGGCCGTGGTGTTCGTCGTGGACAGCTCGGACAGGACGCGTCTGGAGGAGGCGCGCAGGGAGCTGGACAAGACGCTGAGGAGCGAGCAGCTGACGGGACGTCCGCTCATTCTGCTCGCTAACAAACAGGACGTGAACGGAGCTCTAACAGTCACTGAAATCAAGGACAGGTTCAACCTGGAGAAGATGTGTCACGGTCGGGACTGGTTCGTTCAGCCTTGCTCCGCGTCCACGGGATTTGGAGTAGAAGAGGCCTTCAGGCGAGTGGTCCAACTGGTCAAACTCCCGTCAGACCCCGCTGCGATGAAAGACAATATCAAGGACACAGTGCACTACCTCAGAGCAAGCAGCAGACCTTAA